A window from Marinagarivorans cellulosilyticus encodes these proteins:
- the pxpA gene encoding 5-oxoprolinase subunit PxpA, which produces MPSLSLPLNCDLGEGLSAIDAAIMPYIDWANIACGGHAGNDSTMMKTLTLAKQHNVTIGAHPSYPDRENFGRISMDISARALALSLLEQVKALTLNASKLNIPIGYIKPHGALYNDCTKPQVLETVISVAKQLDLPLMLLAGQEEISNACKQAGVKLIREAFADRRYDENGRLVARAQPDALLDYNESLQQVRQLQSRQVATPSGKLRPLICDTLCIHSDTSGAIGTAKAIKQQLSL; this is translated from the coding sequence ATGCCCTCACTATCATTACCCCTAAACTGCGACCTTGGCGAAGGCCTAAGCGCTATTGATGCCGCCATAATGCCGTACATAGACTGGGCCAATATTGCCTGCGGCGGGCATGCCGGCAACGACAGCACGATGATGAAAACACTCACACTGGCCAAACAGCACAACGTTACCATTGGCGCCCACCCGTCGTATCCTGACCGTGAAAACTTTGGCCGCATCAGCATGGATATTTCCGCCAGAGCTCTTGCGCTGAGTCTACTCGAACAAGTCAAAGCGCTGACCCTTAATGCAAGCAAGTTAAACATCCCCATAGGCTACATCAAGCCCCATGGCGCCCTGTATAACGACTGCACAAAGCCACAAGTACTAGAAACAGTCATTAGCGTTGCAAAGCAGCTTGATTTGCCACTAATGCTATTAGCCGGACAAGAAGAAATAAGTAACGCCTGCAAACAAGCCGGCGTAAAGTTAATTCGCGAAGCCTTTGCCGATAGGCGTTATGACGAAAATGGGCGATTAGTCGCGCGCGCGCAGCCAGATGCATTACTCGATTACAACGAAAGCTTACAGCAGGTACGCCAACTGCAATCCCGCCAAGTTGCCACGCCAAGCGGAAAACTACGCCCTTTAATATGCGATACGCTCTGCATTCACAGTGATACCTCTGGTGCCATAGGCACAGCAAAAGCCATCAAACAACAGCTCAGCCTATAG
- a CDS encoding NAD+ synthase, producing MSTLVTALAQINPLVGDIPGNTRLILQAAERARIDLNANIIVFPELSLTGYPPEDLLMRPSLTLRIERALETLCANSHDIALVVGYPKHTAQGLVNMAGVVFKGEIIAEYAKQHLPNYQVFDEKRYFVEGESMVCADIEGVRIALTVCEDIWHAEPAEQAKAAGADMLVSLNASPFHANKQSEREDILKARARQAGMPIVYVNQVGGQDELVFDGGSMVVNADGELVHRAPLFAESLTAVVANSRQPLAYDTAELADNPSHLPSVYQALVTGVRDYVNKNGFKGVVLGLSGGIDSALTLAIAVDALGAGRVEAVMMPFKYTSEMSQSDAAEQAQRMGVTYRSIGIEAIFNAFNAALAGEFEGLAADTTEENLQARSRGVLLMAISNKKGALVLTTGNKSEMAVGYATLYGDMAGGFDVLKDVPKTLVFELSRYRNTIAPVIPERVITRPPSAELAPDQIDSDSLPAYDILDEILRLYVEHDQSAEAIIAEGFNEADVKRVVRLVDINEYKRRQAAIGPRISQRGFGRDRRYPVTNGWQLGD from the coding sequence ATGTCAACGCTTGTTACCGCTTTAGCGCAAATCAACCCTTTAGTGGGTGATATTCCCGGCAATACACGTTTGATATTGCAGGCTGCCGAGCGAGCTAGGATAGACTTAAATGCCAATATTATTGTATTTCCTGAATTATCTTTAACCGGTTACCCGCCGGAAGATTTATTGATGCGGCCAAGTTTAACGCTGCGCATCGAGCGCGCCCTCGAAACGCTCTGTGCAAATAGCCATGACATTGCCCTTGTAGTGGGCTACCCCAAGCACACCGCTCAGGGCCTTGTGAATATGGCGGGGGTGGTATTTAAAGGGGAAATAATTGCCGAATATGCCAAACAGCATTTGCCTAACTACCAGGTATTTGATGAAAAGCGTTATTTCGTCGAAGGTGAAAGCATGGTTTGCGCAGATATCGAAGGCGTGCGTATTGCTTTAACTGTATGTGAAGATATTTGGCATGCCGAGCCTGCTGAGCAAGCAAAAGCAGCAGGCGCCGATATGTTGGTAAGCCTAAACGCATCGCCGTTTCATGCTAATAAGCAAAGTGAGCGCGAAGACATACTTAAAGCGCGCGCACGCCAAGCTGGCATGCCTATAGTTTACGTTAACCAAGTGGGCGGCCAAGACGAGCTTGTATTTGATGGCGGCTCAATGGTGGTTAATGCCGATGGTGAACTGGTCCATAGGGCGCCTTTATTTGCAGAATCGCTAACGGCTGTGGTTGCCAATAGCCGCCAACCCCTAGCTTACGACACCGCCGAGCTGGCAGATAACCCTAGCCACTTACCGAGTGTTTACCAAGCTTTGGTAACGGGAGTGCGTGATTATGTGAATAAAAATGGCTTTAAAGGTGTTGTGCTCGGTTTGTCTGGCGGTATAGACTCGGCCTTGACTTTGGCTATTGCCGTAGATGCCTTAGGTGCAGGCCGCGTAGAGGCGGTTATGATGCCCTTTAAATATACATCGGAAATGAGCCAAAGCGATGCCGCCGAGCAGGCTCAGCGCATGGGAGTGACTTACCGCTCCATTGGTATAGAGGCTATTTTCAATGCTTTTAATGCAGCCTTAGCTGGCGAGTTTGAAGGGCTAGCGGCAGACACCACGGAGGAGAATTTACAGGCTCGTAGCCGTGGCGTCTTGCTGATGGCCATCTCCAACAAAAAAGGCGCGCTGGTCTTAACAACCGGTAATAAAAGTGAAATGGCGGTAGGTTACGCCACCTTATATGGCGATATGGCTGGTGGTTTTGATGTTCTAAAGGATGTGCCAAAGACGCTGGTATTTGAGTTGTCTCGGTACCGCAATACTATTGCACCGGTCATTCCTGAGCGCGTGATCACAAGGCCACCGTCAGCTGAGCTAGCGCCGGATCAAATCGATTCAGATTCCTTGCCCGCGTACGATATTCTGGATGAAATACTGCGCTTGTATGTCGAGCATGACCAAAGTGCAGAGGCCATCATTGCTGAGGGTTTTAATGAGGCAGACGTTAAGCGCGTTGTGCGGCTTGTTGATATTAATGAATATAAGCGCCGCCAAGCCGCCATTGGTCCTCGCATTAGCCAGCGAGGCTTTGGTCGCGACCGTCGTTACCCCGTAACGAATGGCTGGCAGTTGGGTGATTAA
- a CDS encoding sensor histidine kinase yields MLETQHPPHNTRLLGAYQVIRVLIGLLLLALQLTSNAHSVLGSQEQDTYIWASALYIGVCVLTLVVWPPASLRHSHHRLVGSLLFDISIMLILLHASGGVSSGLGYLIIVYVAIAAIFIRGRLAIGYAAMASVIIIGDAVYAMLSEAQQEKELFASGVLGAVLFLTAISFQLLTEKIRTSDLAAATHSAYAEHLQKLAQAIITRMRTGIIVVDDNGKIELINDSALQLMDLPQSKSYRQTQLEEISSLKAIVDEWRANPISKPAKIHTLTSGHEVRISPAVLKLGRNQRTVLYIEDNRALTQQAQHLKLASLGRLTASIAHEIRNPLGAISHASQLLRESDQVTDDDKRLVEIILQHCARVNQIIENTLSISRRKEVQTAIVDLKQWLPTFVETYQQGNNARIKLSVAPDTLLVRIDTSHLSQVLTNLCDNGARYNEKATGQKEVELHAARNDNSDTSFIEVIDHGPGIAPSDLEDIFDPFYTTDAEGTGLGLYICKELCQINQANLFHKASEKGSTCFRIDFSHHQRIN; encoded by the coding sequence GTGCTCGAGACCCAACACCCGCCGCATAACACCCGCCTACTTGGCGCTTACCAAGTTATTCGAGTACTTATCGGCCTTTTATTACTCGCCTTACAGCTAACAAGTAATGCCCACTCGGTACTTGGGTCACAAGAGCAAGACACCTATATATGGGCCAGCGCGCTTTATATCGGCGTATGTGTACTCACATTAGTCGTATGGCCACCGGCTAGCCTGCGGCATTCACACCACCGCCTTGTTGGCTCCTTGCTGTTTGATATTTCGATCATGCTGATTTTGCTGCATGCCAGTGGTGGCGTATCCAGCGGGCTGGGTTATCTCATTATTGTGTATGTCGCAATAGCCGCTATTTTTATCCGTGGCCGCCTCGCGATAGGCTACGCCGCCATGGCTAGCGTTATTATTATTGGTGATGCTGTATACGCCATGCTCTCGGAAGCACAACAAGAAAAAGAGCTGTTTGCCTCTGGCGTACTTGGTGCGGTTTTGTTTTTAACAGCCATCAGCTTTCAGCTACTTACCGAAAAAATACGTACCAGCGACTTAGCGGCAGCAACCCATAGCGCCTACGCCGAGCATTTACAAAAACTGGCACAAGCCATTATTACCCGCATGCGCACCGGCATTATTGTGGTTGACGACAACGGTAAAATCGAACTTATCAACGATTCAGCCCTTCAATTAATGGACTTGCCGCAATCAAAGAGCTACCGCCAAACACAACTAGAGGAAATTTCCTCACTTAAAGCGATTGTTGACGAATGGCGCGCCAATCCAATCAGCAAGCCCGCAAAGATCCATACGCTAACTAGCGGCCATGAAGTTCGCATCAGCCCTGCTGTTTTAAAACTAGGGCGCAATCAACGCACGGTACTCTATATTGAGGACAACCGCGCACTCACGCAGCAAGCTCAACACCTTAAACTTGCATCACTGGGCCGCTTAACCGCTAGCATTGCTCACGAAATTAGAAACCCTCTGGGCGCAATCAGCCACGCATCGCAGCTACTTAGGGAATCAGATCAAGTAACCGACGATGATAAGCGCCTTGTAGAAATCATTCTTCAGCACTGCGCGCGCGTAAATCAAATCATCGAGAACACACTGTCCATTTCACGCCGCAAAGAAGTACAAACGGCCATTGTCGATCTCAAACAATGGCTGCCTACATTTGTGGAAACCTACCAACAAGGCAATAATGCACGCATTAAGCTTTCGGTGGCGCCAGATACCTTACTGGTTCGCATTGATACTTCCCACCTCTCACAGGTACTCACGAACCTATGCGACAATGGCGCCCGATACAATGAAAAAGCAACCGGCCAAAAAGAAGTCGAACTCCATGCCGCCCGCAATGACAACAGCGATACGTCATTTATTGAAGTTATTGACCATGGCCCGGGCATAGCCCCGAGTGATTTAGAAGATATTTTTGACCCCTTTTACACAACCGATGCCGAAGGAACCGGGCTTGGTCTCTATATTTGTAAGGAGCTGTGCCAAATTAATCAAGCCAACCTTTTTCACAAAGCCTCCGAAAAGGGCAGCACTTGCTTTCGTATTGATTTTTCACACCATCAGCGAATAAACTAA
- a CDS encoding secondary thiamine-phosphate synthase enzyme YjbQ: MWLQRDIQLRARNRGFHLVTSEVLDAIPEISNLAVGLLHVHIQHTSASLTVNENADPTVRQDFESYFNRTVPENEPYYLHDDEGSDDMPAHLKASILGASVSLPIKNGRLNVGTWQGIYLCEHRNYGGARRLVLTLNGE, from the coding sequence ATGTGGTTACAGCGAGATATTCAGCTTCGCGCTCGAAATAGAGGGTTTCATTTGGTGACGAGTGAGGTACTTGATGCAATTCCGGAAATATCCAATTTGGCTGTCGGGTTGTTGCATGTCCATATTCAGCATACATCTGCCTCTTTAACGGTAAATGAAAATGCTGACCCAACAGTTAGGCAGGATTTTGAAAGTTATTTTAACCGCACGGTGCCAGAAAACGAGCCCTACTACTTGCATGATGATGAAGGTAGTGACGACATGCCAGCCCATTTAAAAGCCAGTATTTTGGGTGCTAGCGTTTCGCTGCCCATTAAAAACGGCCGCTTGAATGTGGGGACTTGGCAAGGGATTTATTTGTGTGAACACAGAAATTATGGCGGCGCTAGGCGCTTGGTATTGACGTTGAATGGCGAGTAG
- the tusC gene encoding sulfurtransferase complex subunit TusC — MQPCDLLFIFRHSPYGSSLGREGLEAALAAGAFEQNMAILFLDDGVFQLISNQAAEAIQRKSHQKMSAALPLFGIDTLYAASDSLKARNLDADATTLDVQLLSTDEIRTLMNSAKTVLSF, encoded by the coding sequence ATGCAGCCTTGCGATCTACTTTTTATTTTTCGCCACTCCCCTTACGGCAGCAGCTTAGGACGAGAAGGCCTTGAAGCAGCACTCGCTGCAGGCGCCTTTGAGCAAAACATGGCCATCCTCTTTTTAGATGACGGCGTATTCCAGCTAATCAGCAACCAAGCAGCCGAAGCCATTCAGCGCAAAAGCCATCAAAAGATGAGCGCCGCCCTACCACTATTTGGCATAGACACCCTATACGCGGCATCCGATAGCTTAAAAGCTCGAAACTTAGATGCCGATGCCACCACGTTAGATGTGCAACTATTATCGACCGATGAAATACGCACCCTAATGAATAGCGCCAAAACCGTATTGAGCTTTTAA
- a CDS encoding NADP-dependent isocitrate dehydrogenase, producing MSDYKIIYTETDEAPALATYSFLPIVKAFTGAAGVEVELKDISLAGRILAVFPEYLSEEQRQPDALAELGELAKTPEANIIKLPNISASVPQLKAAIKELQAKGYALPNYPEEPKTDEEKSVQSRYDKIKGSAVNPVLREGNSDRRAPVPVKAYARKNPHSMGAWDANSRSHVSSMTGGDFYASEKSITLAQADKFKIEFVDTAGASTELKGFAPLQVGEVLDASVMSKKALVAFLEEQIVAAKAEGVLFSLHLKATMMKVSDPIIFGHAVSVYYKSVFEKHGQIFADLGVSPNNGIGDVYAKIQSLPEAQRAEIEADITAVYSLQPEQAMVDSDKGITNLHVPSDVIIDASMPAMLRSSGQMWGADGQQKDTKCIIPDRCYAGVYQAVFDFCKEHGAFDPTTMGTVPNVGLMAQKAEEYGSHDKTFEAPAAGVIRAVNESGEVLLQQTVEAGDIFRMCQTKDAPIKDWVKLAVNRARATGSPAVFWLDENRAHDAELIKKVKAYLPEHDTSGLEILTLAPVEATLYSLARVKQGLETISVTGNVLRDYLTDLFPILELGTSAKMLSIVPLMNGGGLFETGAGGSAPKHVQQFEKEGYLRWDSLGEFLALSPSLEHFSQVAGNAQAKVIAKALDVATAKFLDNNKSPARKLGSIDNRGSHFYLAMYWAEALAAQDEDAGLKAKFIPLAQLLIEKENDIVAELVAAQGSEQELGGYYRLDADKVSKAMRPSATFNAALAGL from the coding sequence ATGTCAGATTACAAAATTATATATACCGAAACCGATGAAGCCCCAGCGCTCGCAACCTATTCCTTCTTGCCCATTGTAAAAGCATTTACAGGGGCGGCAGGAGTAGAGGTAGAGCTAAAAGATATTTCCCTTGCTGGTCGCATCTTGGCGGTATTCCCTGAGTACTTGAGTGAAGAGCAGCGTCAACCGGATGCCTTGGCTGAGCTAGGCGAACTGGCGAAAACGCCTGAAGCGAATATTATCAAATTGCCGAACATTTCGGCTTCAGTACCGCAGTTAAAAGCGGCTATTAAAGAATTGCAGGCTAAAGGGTATGCACTACCTAACTACCCAGAAGAGCCAAAAACAGATGAAGAAAAATCTGTGCAGTCGCGCTACGACAAAATTAAAGGCAGCGCAGTAAACCCTGTGCTGCGCGAAGGTAACTCTGATCGTCGTGCACCAGTACCGGTTAAAGCCTATGCCCGCAAAAACCCACACTCGATGGGTGCATGGGATGCGAACTCACGGTCTCATGTTTCGTCAATGACGGGCGGTGATTTTTACGCGAGTGAAAAATCGATCACTTTGGCGCAAGCTGATAAATTTAAAATTGAGTTTGTCGATACCGCTGGCGCTTCCACCGAACTTAAAGGTTTCGCACCTTTGCAGGTCGGTGAAGTACTTGATGCGAGTGTAATGAGTAAAAAAGCCCTAGTCGCTTTTTTAGAAGAGCAGATTGTTGCAGCAAAAGCAGAGGGTGTACTTTTCTCGCTGCATTTGAAAGCAACAATGATGAAAGTGTCGGACCCGATTATTTTTGGTCACGCGGTTTCGGTGTATTACAAATCCGTATTTGAAAAGCATGGTCAGATTTTTGCCGATTTAGGTGTATCGCCGAATAATGGTATTGGCGATGTTTACGCAAAAATTCAAAGCCTACCAGAGGCACAGCGCGCTGAAATCGAAGCCGATATAACTGCTGTTTACAGTCTGCAGCCCGAACAAGCAATGGTGGATTCCGATAAAGGTATCACCAACTTGCATGTACCCAGCGATGTTATTATTGATGCTTCTATGCCTGCTATGTTGCGTTCTTCGGGGCAAATGTGGGGCGCCGATGGGCAACAAAAAGATACCAAGTGCATCATCCCAGATCGTTGTTATGCCGGTGTTTATCAGGCGGTATTTGACTTTTGTAAAGAGCATGGCGCCTTTGACCCTACCACCATGGGCACTGTGCCCAATGTTGGTTTGATGGCTCAAAAAGCAGAAGAGTATGGTTCGCACGATAAAACATTCGAAGCTCCAGCGGCGGGCGTTATTCGCGCGGTTAATGAAAGTGGCGAAGTCTTATTGCAGCAAACGGTAGAGGCCGGCGATATCTTCCGCATGTGCCAAACCAAAGACGCCCCGATTAAAGATTGGGTGAAATTAGCGGTTAACCGTGCGCGCGCTACTGGCTCGCCAGCGGTATTCTGGTTGGACGAAAACCGTGCGCACGATGCTGAATTAATTAAAAAGGTGAAGGCTTATTTGCCAGAGCACGATACAAGCGGCCTCGAAATCTTAACGCTTGCGCCGGTAGAGGCGACTCTTTACAGCTTGGCGCGTGTTAAGCAGGGTTTAGAAACTATTTCTGTTACGGGCAATGTATTGCGCGATTACTTAACCGATTTGTTTCCGATTTTGGAGCTAGGTACATCGGCGAAGATGTTATCGATTGTTCCGCTAATGAATGGCGGCGGCTTGTTTGAAACAGGGGCGGGTGGTTCAGCGCCTAAGCATGTGCAGCAATTTGAAAAAGAAGGGTACTTGCGTTGGGATTCGCTGGGCGAATTTTTGGCATTATCGCCTTCGCTAGAGCATTTTAGCCAAGTGGCCGGGAATGCTCAGGCAAAAGTTATTGCAAAAGCGCTAGATGTCGCAACAGCTAAATTTCTTGATAACAATAAATCGCCTGCGCGCAAACTGGGCTCCATTGATAACCGTGGCAGTCATTTTTATCTGGCCATGTATTGGGCAGAGGCTTTGGCGGCGCAAGATGAAGATGCTGGCTTAAAAGCTAAATTTATACCCTTGGCCCAACTGCTGATTGAAAAAGAAAATGACATTGTTGCTGAGCTAGTCGCTGCGCAAGGTAGTGAGCAAGAGCTTGGTGGTTATTATCGTTTAGATGCCGATAAAGTCAGCAAGGCAATGCGCCCAAGTGCAACGTTTAATGCGGCTTTAGCTGGTCTGTAA
- a CDS encoding Bax inhibitor-1/YccA family protein, whose product MQQVYSASSIQNAETHKVLRNTYSLLAVTMLVSAISAFVGMAIGLSHIISIAFSFGAIGLIWFVLPKVANSPKGILVVFAVAALMGAGLAPTISYYLQSANGGMIVMQALGGTALVFFALSGYVLTTRKDFSFMGGFLMVGLITVVVAGLAFMVLGMFGIHMPAMSLALSAVVVLLMSGFILYDTSAIIHGGETNYIMATIRLYLDILNLFTALLHILGVMNDD is encoded by the coding sequence ATGCAACAGGTTTATTCTGCAAGTTCGATTCAAAATGCAGAGACCCACAAAGTCTTACGCAATACTTACAGTTTATTGGCTGTAACGATGCTAGTGAGTGCTATCTCAGCATTCGTTGGCATGGCTATTGGGTTATCCCACATTATCTCTATTGCATTCTCATTTGGTGCTATAGGCTTGATTTGGTTTGTTTTACCCAAGGTTGCCAACTCACCCAAAGGTATTTTAGTGGTCTTTGCTGTAGCCGCACTAATGGGCGCAGGCCTAGCGCCCACCATTAGTTACTACCTACAGTCTGCCAATGGTGGAATGATCGTAATGCAAGCCCTTGGCGGAACCGCTTTGGTATTCTTTGCGCTATCGGGCTACGTACTAACTACCCGTAAAGACTTCAGCTTTATGGGCGGCTTCTTGATGGTAGGCTTAATCACCGTTGTTGTTGCTGGCCTTGCCTTCATGGTGCTTGGCATGTTTGGCATTCACATGCCAGCGATGAGCCTTGCTTTAAGCGCTGTAGTTGTACTATTAATGTCTGGCTTTATTTTGTACGATACCAGCGCCATTATTCACGGCGGCGAAACCAACTACATCATGGCCACCATAAGACTGTACCTAGACATATTGAATCTATTTACAGCCTTGCTACACATTCTTGGCGTAATGAACGACGACTAA
- a CDS encoding PhnA domain-containing protein, translating into MSIDSSLLMRADHKCELCGSTENFQAYELPHSEGRSDSAILACEKCRQQLPEGNTLEPNHWRCLNDTMWSPTPAVQVMAWRLLARLEGESWAHDLLDMLYLDDDLKAWAAAGLEEEDEDAVDCRDSNGVRLSAGDNVVIIKDLPVKGSSLVAKRGTAVRGISLTSNPEHIEGRVEGQRIVILSCYVKKS; encoded by the coding sequence ATGAGTATTGATAGCAGTTTGCTGATGCGTGCCGATCACAAGTGTGAGTTGTGTGGTAGTACTGAAAATTTTCAGGCTTACGAGTTGCCGCACTCTGAAGGGCGAAGTGATAGTGCTATCTTGGCCTGTGAAAAATGCCGACAACAATTACCTGAAGGCAATACCTTGGAGCCAAATCACTGGCGCTGCTTAAACGATACCATGTGGAGCCCAACGCCTGCGGTTCAGGTGATGGCGTGGCGCTTGTTGGCGCGCCTTGAGGGTGAAAGTTGGGCGCACGATTTATTAGACATGCTGTATTTAGATGATGACCTGAAGGCTTGGGCTGCGGCGGGCCTGGAAGAGGAGGACGAAGATGCCGTCGATTGCCGTGACAGTAATGGCGTGCGTTTATCTGCAGGTGACAATGTTGTTATTATCAAAGATTTGCCCGTTAAAGGTTCGAGTTTAGTGGCTAAGCGAGGGACTGCCGTGCGAGGTATTTCTTTGACAAGTAACCCTGAGCATATTGAGGGGCGTGTAGAAGGGCAGAGAATTGTTATTTTAAGCTGTTATGTCAAAAAGTCGTGA
- a CDS encoding TusE/DsrC/DsvC family sulfur relay protein, which translates to MKLPALDAEGFLINLSDWSEPVANALAKNEGIELTNAHWEIIHCLQQFYREFDLSPAMRPLIKYIGIQLGKEKANSIYLLQLFPGSPAKVAAKVAGLPKPENCL; encoded by the coding sequence ATGAAGTTACCCGCACTGGATGCCGAAGGTTTTTTAATCAATCTTAGTGACTGGAGTGAACCGGTAGCTAATGCACTAGCCAAGAACGAAGGCATCGAACTCACCAACGCTCACTGGGAAATCATTCACTGTTTACAGCAGTTCTATCGCGAGTTTGATTTATCCCCCGCGATGCGCCCACTCATTAAATATATTGGCATTCAGCTGGGCAAAGAAAAGGCGAATAGCATTTATTTACTACAACTGTTCCCTGGTAGCCCAGCAAAAGTTGCTGCAAAAGTTGCGGGGCTACCCAAGCCCGAGAACTGCCTTTAA
- the tusD gene encoding sulfurtransferase complex subunit TusD: MLFSLVINSGPHSLHGGTSYNALQYAQALVRNQHKIHRLFFYGDGVYNLNAQAITPQGEFDLAAAWSTFINENNIDSVVCIAAAARRGVLDESESKRHNKAAPNLLGNSELSGLGQLIEAAATSDRVITFG; this comes from the coding sequence ATGCTTTTTTCCCTCGTTATTAACAGCGGCCCGCACTCACTTCACGGTGGCACTAGCTACAACGCCCTTCAGTACGCCCAAGCCTTGGTACGCAACCAACACAAAATACACCGCCTATTTTTTTACGGGGACGGTGTGTACAACCTAAATGCACAAGCCATTACCCCCCAAGGAGAATTCGACCTTGCAGCTGCTTGGAGCACCTTTATTAACGAAAACAACATTGATAGCGTAGTGTGTATTGCAGCAGCGGCGCGACGCGGTGTACTGGACGAAAGCGAAAGCAAGCGACACAACAAAGCCGCACCCAATTTACTGGGCAACTCCGAACTTAGCGGATTAGGGCAATTGATAGAAGCCGCAGCGACCAGCGACCGAGTAATCACCTTTGGATAA
- the tusB gene encoding sulfurtransferase complex subunit TusB, whose protein sequence is MTLHILSQPPSHSAYQSCLQHLSPQDTLILINDGVYALQDPLFSAACKSQQVFAIAADTQARGVATKRKQTIDYDAFVALSCQHSPIQSWY, encoded by the coding sequence ATGACATTACACATTTTAAGCCAACCTCCGTCGCACAGCGCTTATCAAAGTTGCTTACAGCACCTCTCACCGCAAGACACATTAATATTAATTAATGACGGCGTTTACGCATTGCAAGATCCATTATTTTCAGCCGCATGCAAAAGCCAGCAAGTATTCGCCATTGCCGCCGACACCCAAGCTCGCGGCGTTGCCACCAAGCGCAAGCAAACCATTGATTACGATGCCTTTGTCGCCCTAAGCTGCCAGCATTCGCCAATACAAAGCTGGTACTGA